The following proteins are encoded in a genomic region of Actinomycetota bacterium:
- a CDS encoding 6-carboxytetrahydropterin synthase, which produces MSTPPGAAATATLPWVTTDRPGGAITISKGWLVSFSHLVPTASGEGWCGHNCDVRVELTGPPDRVGMVWDFGALGPAREVFDRVDHRHLDDLRGVQAHDARMVTSELLGALRDDPAARAEFFALTGVAST; this is translated from the coding sequence ATGAGCACCCCTCCCGGAGCCGCTGCCACCGCCACGCTTCCATGGGTCACCACCGACCGTCCCGGCGGCGCGATCACGATCTCCAAGGGCTGGCTGGTGTCGTTCTCCCACCTGGTGCCGACCGCCAGCGGGGAGGGCTGGTGTGGCCACAACTGCGACGTCCGTGTGGAGCTTACCGGCCCACCGGATCGGGTCGGGATGGTTTGGGACTTCGGCGCGTTGGGACCGGCCAGAGAGGTGTTCGACCGGGTCGACCATCGCCACCTGGACGATCTGCGAGGGGTCCAGGCGCACGACGCCCGGATGGTCACATCCGAACTCCTCGGCGCGCTGCGGGACGACCCGGCCGCGCGGGCCGAGTTCTTCGCCCTGACCGGTGTGGCCAGCACCTGA